The Clostridium beijerinckii genomic sequence CAACAACCAGCAATGCAATTATTAAAAAAAAGTGTAGAAAACAACTTTTCTCCATGTACGTATTTTAATCTTGGCCTTACTTCTTTCAGCGTTTTAGCAATAAGTTTACTATCTTTATCTATAACGCTCACATCACTATAAACCATTACTGATTTTTCTTTTGTAATCACTCTTACTAAAAATTCTATTTTGTTTTTTTCCCAAATATCATCTTGATCACAATACGCTAAGAAATCACCACAAGCCATCTTAGTAAGTTCTTCAAAAGCTATGTTAGATCCTTGATTTTTCCTTCCTCGCATCAATTTATATCGAAAATTAGTAATATGCTTTTTAAAATATTCTTCGCTCACCGGAAAATTGGGACAATCATCATAAATTAGTAGCTCTAAATTCTTATATGTTTGGTCATTCAATGAAATCAGCTGTTCTATAAGCCAGGTTTCATTTGGTTTATAGACAGCTAATAATATTGATACTGATGGCTTATCTATTTCCATACATATTCTCATAGTAATTCTTATATTCGCCACTAATTATATTTTCCCACCAAGTTTTATTATCTAAATACCACTTAATAGTCTTTTTAATACCCTCATCAAAAGTAGTAGTAGGCAACCATCCTAATTCACTATGTATTTTTGTAGGATCTATTGCATAACGCATATCATGACCTTTTCGATCTCTTACATACTTAATTAACTCTTCTGATTTTCCAAGTTCTTTGAGTATTGTTTTAACTACATCTAAATTTGTTCTTTCGTTATGTCCACCAATGTTATATACTTCTCCAACATTACCCTTATGAATTATTAAGTCGATTGCGCTACAATGGTCCTCTACATATAGCCAATCACGCACATTTTCTCCACTTCCATATACAGGTAACTTTTTTTCATTTAACGCATTTGCTATCATAAGTGGAATTAGTTTTTCTGGAAAGTGATACGGTCCATAATTATTAGAACATCTTGAAATAGTCACAGGCAAATTATAAGTTCTATAATATGCTCCGACTAAAAGATCAGCAGATGCTTTACTTGCTGAATATGGACTTGATGTATGTAATGGAGTTTCTTCTGTGAAGAAAAGATCATGCCTATTTAAAGGTAAATCACCATAAACTTCATCTGTAGATACTTGATGGTATCTTTTTATTCCATATTTCCTGCACGCATCAAGTAATACTTGCGTTCCTATCACATTAGTTTTCAAAAATATTTCTGGATTTTCTATTGATCTATCTACATGGCTTTCTGCTGCAAAGTTTACTATAACATCCGGACTTTCCTTTTCAAACATATCATAAATGGCTTTTCTATTAGCTATATCTATTTTATAAAAGCTAAAATTATTATTATCTTTAACTGAATCTAACGTCTCCATATTTCCAGCATAGGTTAATGCATCAACGCATATTATTTTGTAATCCATATATTTATCAAGCATATAGTGAACAAAATTACCACCAATAAACCCTGCTCCCCCTGTTACAACTATCCTCATAATATACTCTCCTTAAAATTAATATTTTACTATTAAGTTATCTCCAATTGACTATTAATAAAACACTATTTATTATATATAAAAGTACAATCACTATCTTTTATAAGTGGTGCCTTTTTATCCTTTTCTGAAAGAATTGGATTTTCTATTCCCCACTCAACACCTATTTCCGGATCGCAATAACAAATACTTCTATCACTCTCATAATTATAATAGTTATCAGTTTTATATACAAACTCTACATCACTTGTAAGCGTCAAAAATCCATGGCCAAATCCCCTTGGAATAAATAACTGTCTTTTATTTTCAGCGGAAAGCTCTACGGCCACCCATTCTTTATAGTTAGGTGATCCTTCTCTTAAATCTACAGCAACATCAAGTACAGCTCCTCTAACACAACGTACTAATTTTGCCTGAGCATGTTCTCCATTTTGAAAGTGAATTCCTCGTAGTATTCCTTTTTCCTTTGAATAAGATTGATTATCTTGTACAAAATCACACGCTATTTCTGGAGTTTTAATTCTAGAGTAGGTTTCCATAAACCATCCTCTTTCATCACCAAAAACTTTCGGCTCAACTATATAAACACCTTCTAATTTAGTTTTTATTAAATTCATTATTTAAACCTCTTTTCACTATCCATTGTTTACTATAATTAATAAATAACTTTCCCCATAGCAACATTTTTTAAATGCTGTCCATAAGGACTTTTTCCATACTGATCTGCACTTTCTAATAAAGTTTTTTTATCAATCCAATTATTCTTGTAAGAAATTTCTTCCAAACACGCTACTTTAAGTCCTTGTCTTGTTTCAATTACTTTTACATATTCAGATGCCTCAGTCAAACTATCCACCGTACCAGTATCAAGCCATCCATATCCACGTCCAAGGGTTATTACATCTAAGTTTCCATTTTCCAAATAAATTTTATTTAAATCTGTAATTTCTAATTCTCCCCTAGCTGAAGGCTTTAATTTTTTTGCATATTCACATACCTTATTATCATAAAAGTAAAGTCCAGTAACTGCATAATTAGATTTAGGAACTTCTGGTTTTTCTTCTAAAGAAATAGCTTTTCCATTTTCATCAAATTCCACTACACCGAAACGTTCTGGGTCATCTACATAATAACCAAAAACTGTTGCGCGTCCCTCATTTTCCACAGCCTTTTTTAAATGCTTAGTCAATCCATTTCCATGAAATATATTATCTCCAAGTATCATAGCACAATTATGATTTCCAACAAAGTCTTCTCCTAATATAAACGCCTGTGCCAATCCATCTGGAGATGGCTGCTCCGTATAGGATAAATTTATTCCATATCTCGAACCATCACCTAGCAATTTTTCGAAATTCGGCAAATCTTTTGGAGTTGAAATTATTAATATATCTCGAATCCCTGCTAACATTAAAGTTGATAATGGATAATAAATCATCGGTTTATCGTATACTGGCAGTAACTGCTTTGAAGTCACCATAGTTAAAGGATAAAGCCTTGTCCCACTTCCACCTGCTAATATTATTCCTTTTGTCAAAATCATCACTTCTTTCATTGAAACTTAATTTTATACTTAAATTTTAAAATATGCATGATTCATAATAATCTATATAATGTTTACTTTCCAAGTTTTTAGCTTAATAACAAATTATAAATAATTAACTTAATTTAAAATTATACATTTTTTCACATTCTATCCCCAATTTTATCACATTCTATAATATAAATAAACGAATTTTACAATATTTATGTACTGGTACTTATTTCAGCTAATACATAATTTTAATATGTAAGGCTCAAAGTAAAACCTATGTTTTATTGCAAACTTTCTGACAAAATGGTATCATACAGCTAATAGTATGATTTAATAATATTACAAAAAGGATGGATAGAAATGATAAAAGAAAATCAAAGTCTTCTAAATAAAATTAATGCCATTTCAGATATTGTAATCTTATTCATTTCAATGACTTTAGCGTATTTAATTCGTTTTTATATATTTTTGCCTGATACAGATTACATAAAATTAATTACATATATAGAATTTTCAATTGTTATAATTCCAATAAACCTTATTATTTTTAATTTTTTTAACTTATATCATTCTTTTAGAACAACCTCGTTTATAAAAGAATGTAATCAAATAATAAAATCGAATACTGTTCTTACAGCTATTTTATTATCACTATTATTTATATTTAAATTAGTACATATTTCAAGATTAGTTATAGTTATTTTTTATTTTGTAAACATAATGCTAGTTATAGCTAAAAGATTTCTTTTAAGAAGAATTCTATCAAAAATGAGAACTAAGGGTATGAACTTAAAACACGTTATAATCGTTGGTGCTGGCGAAGTTGCAAATGAATATTTGAATGTTATTAAAAGCAATAGAAACTTTGGATATAATTATTCTGGATATGTAGCCAATAATTCAAATTTTGAAGGCGAAAAACTTGGAGAATATAACAATTTATATACTGTCTTAGAGAAACATAGAGCTGATGAAGTAGTTTGCGCCTTAGATATTTCTGATGCAAAGTATATTGAAAAAATAGTATCTGACTGCGAAAAAAGTGGTACTAAGATTTCCATAATACCTTTCTGCTACAAGTACATACCAAGTCAGCCTTACATTGATCAGATTGGCAATATACCTCTAATAAATCTTAGAAGAATACCTTTAGACAATTTAGGAAATGCTTTTATAAAGAGATTTTTAGATATTACAGGTTCTCTTGTTTTAATAATATGTACAAGTCCTATAATGCTTATTACTTCAATTATTATCAAGCTAACTTCGAAAGGGCCTATAATATTTAAACAGCAACGTGTTGGATTAAATAAAAATTTATTTACTATGTATAAATTTAGATCTATGAAGATCAACAACGAAGAAGAAACAGGATGGAGTACTAATAATGATCCAAGAAAAACCAGGTTTGGATCTCTTATTCGCAAATTTTCCATTGATGAATTACCACAGTTTTTTAATGTTCTTAAGGGGGATATGAGTTTAGTAGGTCCTAGACCCGAGCTTCCTCACTTTGTTGAAAACTTTAAGGATGAGATTCCGCTTTATATGGTTAAACATCAAGTAAAGCCTGGAATAACTGGTTGGGCACAGGTAAATGGTTATAGAGGCGATACATCAATAAAAAAGCGTATTGAATTTGATATATATTATATTGAAAATTGGAACATATTAATGGATATAAACATATTATTCAGAACTGCCTTTAAAGGATTTAAGAATAATGAACAGATTATAAAACATAATAATCCTAAAAATATTGAAAATAACGGAGTTCAATTATGAAAAAAATACTTTTTATAGCATCAACACTATCACATATAGAAAACTTTCATATCCCTTATTTAAAGAGATTTAAAGATCTCGGGCATAGTGTTCATGTTATGGGAAAACTAAATAATAAATCTGAAATCTTATATGCTGATAAAATTATATCTGTTCCTTTTGAAAAAAGCATGTTTTCACTTAAAAATTTCTATTTATCTTTAAAAATAGCAAAGATAATTAACAAGAATAATTATGATATCATAATTATTCATACATCTCTGGCTGCTTTTTTTGCAAGGCTTGGAATAATACTATGCTTAAAAAAGCCTAGGCTAGTAGTTAACACAGTTCATGGTTATCTATTTGATTACAATAGTTCCTTTTTTAAAAAACATATTATGATCTTAGCAGAAAAACTGACCAAGTGCGTTACAAACGTTATTATTGTTATGAATTCATCAGATTATGATATTGCTAAAAAATACAAATTATATAAAGATAATTTGTATTTAATAAATGGTATGGGAATCGATCCAGACTCATTTCCATCCATTTCATCTAAATGTAAGGTTGCTCTTAGAAATAGCCATAACTTTTCAGAAAAAGACTTTATTTTAATTTACGTTGCTGAATTTTCTAAAAGAAAGAATCAAAAATTTCTAATAAATTCAATGAATAAACTAATTAGCGAAGGCTTTTCAAATATAAAACTGCTTTTTCTTGGTGATGGGCAGTTTTTAGATGAGTTAAAGCTATACACTCAGAGCTTAAGTATTAATGATAATGTTTTTTTTGCTGGCTATACTAAAGACACTTGTACATATTATCAAATGTCTGACATATGTGTTTCTTCAAGCCGTATTGAAGGATTACCTTTTAATATTATGGAAGCAATGTCTGTTGGACTGCCTATAGTAGCTTCAAAAGTGAAAGGACATATAGATTTAGTCATACCAAATGAAAATGGATTTTTATTTAACTACAATAATATCGACGAATTTTGCTCCTATATAAAAAACATCTATAAAAGCACAGATTTGCAATATAGAATGCATATTAAAAGCATTGAATTATCAAAAAAATACTCTTTAGATTCTGTATTATCTAATACTGTCCGTATAATATTAAACGAATATGATCTGCATTTATAAAAATGAGAATTATTATTTTCGGTTTAATTTCAAAAATAATAATTCTCATTTTTATATTTTTTTAATTTTTAGTTATGTTAGAAGAAGTACATACTAGGCAAAAAATTCGAATTGCATATTGCTTCACTATAATTAACAATTACATTTTACTGTACCTTGATTTCTTTTAGCAAAAGAACTTAATTGCACTTCCCTTGTTCTTTACTGGTTTATTGCAATAGACTTTTCGGAATGCTATAATATTACATATTAACATTTGTATATTACAAAAATAAAAATATTAGGATGTGTAGAAAATGACAAATTCCAGAAACAATTCTAATGAAAAGTCCTTTAACTTTTTTTTACCTATTGCATTTATATTAAGTATTGTACCTATAATAGTTCGAGTAGCAGCTGTTAAACTTGATGAAAATGCAATTAAGATATGGGGTGTTACAGTTAAAGCGGATTTGTTTTCACAAAGAAAAGCTCTTCTTTTAATGATATTTTCCGTTATATTAATTATTACTTGTGTTATTTTCTTCAAGAAAATATTTAGTAGAAAAGATAAGTTAGTTAATTATATTCTAATCGCATGTGGCGTATTTATACTTTTTACATTTCTATCTGCAATATTTTCAAAATATAGACAAGTATCCTTTTGGGGAATATTTGATAGAGCTGAAGGATTTATAACTATTGCGTGTTACATAATTCTCTTTTTATACTCACTTTATACTTTTAAAACTACTAATAATTATAAGTATATTATTACTCCGCTTTTGATTCTAGTATTTATCAATTCATTTTTAGGCCTTTTTCAATATATAGGACAAGACTTAATTAAAACTTCATTAGGTGCTTCTATTGCGGGTGCCAGTTCAAATTCAGGCATAGATTTACTTAATGAAAAAGGAACTATTTATGGTACTTTAGCTAGTTATAATTACATGGGAAGTTTTGTAGCAATTGCTCTACCTATTTTATTCTGCTATACAATTTTCGAAGATGATGTTATGTATAAAATACTATCATTTATTGGTACTCTTCTTTCATTTTGGCTTTTATTCGGAAGTACTGCACGTTCGGGAATTGTTGGTGTATTAGGTGCTTTAATATTTGGTATTATAATATTTTATAAACCTCTTATTAAACGTTGGAAAGGCCTCTTAATTGGTGTTGTCGCTTTAATTATATTGATAATTGGTGCAAATTTTGCATCTAAAGGAAGTCTTTTTAAGAGAATACCTAGCTTAGCATCGGATGCTTTCAGTATTTTTAAAGATACTAGTGATTTTGATTATACAAATTATACTCCTGTAAAGGACATTAAGTATATGGACTCAACGACAGAGGTTGTATTACCTAATGATACTTTAAAAATAACTTATGAAAGTGGTAATCCTGTATTTAAAGATTCAAATGGTGAAGTTGTTCCATATGCTTTAAATGGTAAAGTATTATCGACAGATAGTGAAGCTTTTAAAAATATCACATTCGCTTTTGGAAAGCTTGATAAGAAGTCAGTTATTAGCGACTCACTTCTTTTAAATATAAACAATCAACCAACTTTCCTATTTAAGTTAAATGAAAGTAAAGTATTTCATTTAATAGATATAAGTACAAAGAATTCTTTTGATTTACAAACTCCTGAAACCTTTGGATTTAAAGGTAAAGAAAAGTTAGGATCTTCTAGAGGTTACATTTGGTCTAGATCTCTTCCTCTCATAAAAAACACTATGATACTTGGAACTGGTCCTGATACTTTTGTGTTTGACTTTCCACAAGGTGATTTAATAGGTAAATATTATGCTTATGATACTCCAAATATAGTTGTAGACAAAGCTCATAATCTTTATTTGCAAATAGCTATAAATTATGGTGTAATTGCATTAGTTGGATTTATAGCAATGCTGCTTATTTACATTATTGATAGTATAAAGCTTTATGCACTTAAAAACACCTTTGAAGATAAAAACCAGATGTTAGGTGCTATTACTTGCCTAGGCATTATCGGATACTTATTCGCTGGAATATTTAATGATTCTGTTGTAGGTGTAGCCCCAATATTTTGGATAATTTTCGGGGTTGGTATTGCAATTAACTTTATGAATAGGGAAAATCTTCGTAAGAAAAGTAATAAATAATAATTGTATCTTAATAGATTAATATTAAATAACCAAGAGGGAATACAGATTACCTCTTGGTTATTTTTTTCTTTTATTTAAGAATAGTGCTTAAATAAAAGAAACATATGTCTATCCTTATTCACTTTAGAGATAAATTATTGAATATAAATTACAAAAGTAGATACAATTCTCTCCGAAAATAATACTTTAAAGAGGATACATTAAAATGTATCTTAACAATACTAGATAACTATTTACAAATCATTAATACAGTTTTTTTCATAAATTAGAACTCTTAGCTTCTAATGCATAAGAAGTTTATCAATTGAATTTAATGAAAATAACACACAAATTCGTCCATTCTCTAATTTACAATGTTAGTTGTTAACTTAAAGATGATAGGTTCCAGCATACTACGATGTTTGTATTATAATCTTATGCAATTATACTTACCATAGCTTATTGGATATTAAAATACTTGCTTGCCAATAGAATTACACAAAAACACAAAAATATTAACAAGAAAGAAAGATAAAAACTTAATAAGAACATTTATATAAAATAAACTAATACAAAATAATTACAGTAAAATTTTATTATTACGAAATAATAAATATTATTTATAGGAAATCTAAGAATGGTTTTATAACTTGAAAGTAAGGCTAAAAATGGTCATCATATGATTCACTACTAAAGCCTATTAATTTATTCAAGTTAACTATAATATAGCGGGATTTCTTAAATAAATTACCCTATAATAGCGGCTCTGGATTTAGAACGTTGCAAGCAAGCCTGATATTAATATGAATATAGACAAAATATATATCCTAATCCTAAAACTCTTAGGAATCTATTTCAATATTTCTAAATGATGATACATGCACACAATATAAGTGAATTAAATTACCTATTCTCCAAACAGGAATTACCCCTATTTGTTATCATATCTTACCATGTTTTTATTATCATAAAATCCTTTTATTCTCTCTAATATATCACAATTAATTTTCTACTTTCTAATCTTAATTTAGCACTTAGCCCATTAGAGTTTCAAATGTAAATTCATTATATAATAATATTATTGATAAAAAAAGGACAAGGCTAAGCCTTGTCCTTTTTTATTTATCTAATAAGTTTAGATTAAAACTATTTAACCCAAGCTCCATTAGCTCCTACATAATATCCATCAGGAGTAGTTGTGTTAGCTAACATAGCACCTGATCCATTTAAGTAGTACCAAGTTCCGTTATCATTTAACCAACCAGTTTGCATAGCACCTGATCCGTTTAAGTAGTACCAAGTTGCTCCATCTTGAACCCAACCTGTAGCCATTGTACCATCAGCTTTTAAGTAGTACCAAGCACCACCGTCTTGTAACCATCCAGTAGCTTTAGTTCCATCAGCTTTAACATAAGTCCATCCTGCTGAAGTTTGAGCCCAACCAGCTTTAACTACAGGAGTTGTTCCTTGGTCATCACCCTTATTATCATCGCTCTTTCCTCCGATTAATGAATATACATCATCATCTTCGCTCCAAGCAACCATGTTATCTTTGTCATAAACTGATAATTCATCGAAAGATCCGTCTACTTTGTAAACTTTATCCCAGTCATCAGTACCATCGAATTTATAGATGTATCCACCATCTAATCTCCAAAGGTTTCCATCAACGTCTGTTTGAACAGCTGATGTCTTATCATCTTGAGCACTTACTTCACAATCTTCTTTAGTTTGATCTTCTGAATCAGCATAGTAGTAAGAAGACTTTGATTTTAATGTATATGCTCTTGCAAGAACTTTAGCTCCTGTTGAATCTGCTTTAGTATAAGCTTTATCTGTAGTATAAGCTACTAATTTAGTACCTACTATAGTATAATTTACATCAAGAGTAAGATCTGTAAATAATTCTGCATCATCTAATTTTTGTGCTGAATCATTTGAAAGTGCATAAGTAGTTACAGATTTAGCATATTTAGCTCCATCTACTTCATCAGAACTTTGTGCTTTTGATATTTTTTGAATAGCTTTGAATGTTACTGTTTGCTTATCTGCACCATATTTAAGTACATCAGTACCTGCAGCTAAACCATTAATTTCACTAATTGTAGCAGTAGTTCCTGAAACTTTTACAGTTACATCTACAAGTCTATAAATATAATCTTTATCTTGTGTTAACACTTTTACTTGACTAACACTTGCTCTAAGTGTATCGTCTTTTCCAGCAGCATCATACTTATCATTTGTATTTTCTATAGTATCTTCTTTAGTTATAGTCTTACCATCTACATCTGCAGAAACAGCTGTTGTTTTAACCTTAACTTTTCCTAAGTTATAGTCTGCATCAATGTAATTACCATCTGTATCAGTATAAACATTAAATTTAGCATTTCCACCATTAGCACCATCTAATTTACCAGCATCAGTACTTGCATATTGTGTGTAGTACCAAGGTTTACTATATTTTGCTCCTGGAACTATATTTAATTTAGTTAAATCTTCAGTATCACTTTCATTTTCATCTACAACTTTATCACTTGTAGCTTCAGCATATCTGTCATCTGTATCGTCTTTGATTTTCTTTCTTAAAGCTGCAGCAGCATCATCTGCTGTATCACCTTTAACATCGTCATCAGTTACACTACCTTTATCTAAATCAACAGTGTAGTCTCCATCTGATACATCTAAGTATTTTTCTCCAAATAAATCTGCGTCATCTCCTGAATCAACATCTTCTAATTTGTTGAATTTTCCGTCAGCTACATAGTAAGCTTCTTCATCATCGTTGATTTCTCCATCAACAAAGTATTTACCATCTTTGTATGCTACTGCATTGTATACAGTACCGTCTTCTGAATCAATTTTCTTTACGTCTGCAGCGTAAGCAGGCACTAAAGCCATAACTGAAGCAGCAGCTACTAATAAAGATGTAATTTTGTTTGCTCTTTTAAACATAATTTCTTTTCCTCCTAAATTTTAAAATTCAGATAAATTATAGCATTATTGTACAACTATGTAAAGTTATATAATAACTACTAATGTATATTTTTGTATAAATTTCTTAGTAATCAAATAAATCACATGTAATTTATTACACATTTACATTAACTATAACATGATACCACATTACATAATGCTTGTACATAAAATGCTATTAACTTTCATAATTTACTGTTCTTCCTAGTATTTACTGTAATATCACTAAATAATACAATGCCAAAATTCATTTTGGGTCCTTTTTTAAAAAATATATAAATATTTTTTAGCTAATTTAGAAAATAGTTCTATTAAATTCTAAATTAATTAACTTATACAAGTAAAATTGTATTATTGAGCGTTATATAGTTCTATTTCTATAATTTTAATCTACTTGGATATAATTCATTTTAAATGAATATCTTCTATAACTATCCAAATAAACTTTCATTATACAATACAACTATTTAAATTCATTTTGGTACCTTTTTTTGTATAAATTTAATTTTTTCATTATTAATTACATACCGTTTATCCATATAATGTTCAATATTGAGAATTTGAAATATCACAACAGAGAAATTGGATACATATTTGTAAAATAGGCATTTGAAAATAAGCTGCTTAGGTTCTTAATGGGAGGTTGTTCCATTCAATGCTTGTCACACTGAAAGTGGGAACATGCAGTAATGGGCACAACCTGCCATTTAGAACCTTTCAGCGAAATTTTCATAGTCCTATGGAACAAATATGTATCCAATTTCGGCTAGGATTCTCACTACGCAACACTATCTACTAATTCAAAATTTTCTTCCTAATTATCTATTGTACCAAGCTCCATCTGATCCTAATTTGTATTCGCCAATTGTTGTGTTATATGCCATAGACCCATCATTATTTAGATAATAATATTTACCATTGTTTATGTCTTTAATCCATCCAATCTGCATTATTCCTTGTGAATCTAAGTAGTACCAATTTCCATTTACTAACTGCCATCCCGTTTTTCTAGCTCCATCATCGCCTAGATAGTACCACTTTCCATTATTATTTAGCCAACCTGTCGCCATATTCCCATCGGCTTGTACAAAATAGTTTTGCACCCAAGTATTCTTTACTGAGTTACCTGTTGAATCTTTGTATTGCCATTTCCCATCAACTTGAACCCATTGACTTGTTTTGGTAACTTCTGCTTGTTCACTGCTTTTGGAATTATTATTTGAGTTATCTTTACCTCTAGTAATATTTAAAGTATATACTCTTTCATTATCATCATCATCTTCAACTTTTATATCTATTACATTTTTCCCTTTATTTAAGGATACATCATCCTTAAATTTATCATCTTTATCAACTTTTACTCCATTTATTTTTACCTTATAATCATCATATTTACCGCTATCGCAATCAGGCCTTGCACGAATTGTAATTTTACTTAAATCTTCTGGAACCTGCACGTCATAAGTATAAACTTTTTTTGAGAAGTCTATATTCCCTCCCATTAACGTAATACTGCTTAAGTATACATTATCTGAATCTTCATCGTCATCATCATTTGATCCGGAGTATTTTACTCTAATCTTATATTCATTTACATAAGAATTATCACTATATTTTACTGTTCCCGGATCTCCGTTATATACTCTTACAGTAATAATATTTGTTCCAGATGATAAGTCAACATCCTCTCCTACGTCTTTTCCTTCAGTATCTGATGATGTTTCTTCAAATACTCTTATATTATCTGAATCCACCCCATCTGCATCTATATTTATTTCATCTGCTGAAGTCTTTCTGGTATAGTAAGTTTTTCCAGGCTGTACATCATCACTGTCTACCCTATGCTTATCTGTACAATCACTCTCACTATAAAGAGACATATTATCTCCGTTTGAATCTTCTACTGTTAAATTAGTTATTTTATTAGCTGCATAAGCTTTAGTAGTTAGTAGACCCAAATTAGCTACTGGTGCAATTGTACTAACAGTATTTACAGCTAATATTATGGCTATTATTTTTTTCAAATTTTTGT encodes the following:
- a CDS encoding N-acetylmuramoyl-L-alanine amidase family protein — protein: MFKRANKITSLLVAAASVMALVPAYAADVKKIDSEDGTVYNAVAYKDGKYFVDGEINDDEEAYYVADGKFNKLEDVDSGDDADLFGEKYLDVSDGDYTVDLDKGSVTDDDVKGDTADDAAAALRKKIKDDTDDRYAEATSDKVVDENESDTEDLTKLNIVPGAKYSKPWYYTQYASTDAGKLDGANGGNAKFNVYTDTDGNYIDADYNLGKVKVKTTAVSADVDGKTITKEDTIENTNDKYDAAGKDDTLRASVSQVKVLTQDKDYIYRLVDVTVKVSGTTATISEINGLAAGTDVLKYGADKQTVTFKAIQKISKAQSSDEVDGAKYAKSVTTYALSNDSAQKLDDAELFTDLTLDVNYTIVGTKLVAYTTDKAYTKADSTGAKVLARAYTLKSKSSYYYADSEDQTKEDCEVSAQDDKTSAVQTDVDGNLWRLDGGYIYKFDGTDDWDKVYKVDGSFDELSVYDKDNMVAWSEDDDVYSLIGGKSDDNKGDDQGTTPVVKAGWAQTSAGWTYVKADGTKATGWLQDGGAWYYLKADGTMATGWVQDGATWYYLNGSGAMQTGWLNDNGTWYYLNGSGAMLANTTTPDGYYVGANGAWVK
- a CDS encoding N-acetylmuramoyl-L-alanine amidase family protein, whose amino-acid sequence is MNKNLKKIIAIILAVNTVSTIAPVANLGLLTTKAYAANKITNLTVEDSNGDNMSLYSESDCTDKHRVDSDDVQPGKTYYTRKTSADEINIDADGVDSDNIRVFEETSSDTEGKDVGEDVDLSSGTNIITVRVYNGDPGTVKYSDNSYVNEYKIRVKYSGSNDDDDEDSDNVYLSSITLMGGNIDFSKKVYTYDVQVPEDLSKITIRARPDCDSGKYDDYKVKINGVKVDKDDKFKDDVSLNKGKNVIDIKVEDDDDNERVYTLNITRGKDNSNNNSKSSEQAEVTKTSQWVQVDGKWQYKDSTGNSVKNTWVQNYFVQADGNMATGWLNNNGKWYYLGDDGARKTGWQLVNGNWYYLDSQGIMQIGWIKDINNGKYYYLNNDGSMAYNTTIGEYKLGSDGAWYNR